TAAATTAGTTGAGCCATTAAGAAAACTTTTTAAGGATGAAGTACGGAAATTAGGAGCTGCTCTAGGTTTGCCAGATGAAATTATAAAAAGGCATCCATTTCCAGGTCCTGGTTTAGCAATAAGAATTTTAGGAGAAGTGAGTAATGACAAACTTGATTGTTTAAGAGATGCAGACTTGATCGTGAGAGACGAAATTAAAAAAGCTGGATTATACAACGATATTTGGCAGGCTTTTGCAGTATTGTTACCTGTAAAAACTGTAGGGGTAATGGGAGATAAAAGGACTTATTCATGGCCTATAGTTTTACGTTGCGTATCTAGTGAAGATGGTATGACAGCAGATTGGTCAAAAATTCCCTTTAAAATTTTAGAAAGAATTTCTAATAGGATCGTAAATGAAGTGAGTTCAGTTAACAGAGTTGTTTATGATATTACAAGTAAACCTCCTGGAACCATTGAGTGGGAGTGATGGGTGGTAAAGGAACTCAGTTATAGTCTCGAAAAGTAGGTTACACGTGGGTTACACGTGAGGGTAAAATCTCATCTCTATAGAGAAATCGTATAAAAATAAATCGCTCTATACTTTATTCTTTCTATGATGTTATTTTTCTATTGAGTAACCAATAAATTTAATGATAAGTAATAAAAAATGGCAGAAATTATTAGCACTTGCAACAAGTGGTGAAAAATTACCTAATGATGCCACAGAGGAAGAAAAGCAAGCATATGAATCATTAATTCGTGATTATAAAATTATGCTTAAGACTGCAAAGGAACAAGGAATAAAGAATCCTGAAATGTATATACCTTTTGAAGTTGAGGGAGATTTTTTGTGAATGAACTTAAAGGACCTGACTTATAAAGAAAAACAGCAAAGTTTATACAGTATTTAATATTTAGAAATTTATATTAGTTACTGTATTTAATTTATAAAGGATGCTATTTTTTAGAAAAAATATCATGCTTAATATTGAAGAGAATATAGAACTATGGTCAAGAATAAGGTTTGGTGAAGTTCCAATGGATCATTCAATTGATTTGAAAAATATAAATTTGATTAAAAAAAGTTTATTTGAATTAGGTTTAGAAGATAAGTTTATGGATGGTTTTTCCACAGAAAAACTCCTCGTGCAAAGTAATGCTGAAGGAAGTGGTGGGGAGAAAATGACTGAAATTTTTCATGAATGTGTAAAGAATAATAATTTAAGTCCAGCAATGTATCTCGCCTCATTCGCAAATAGGTACATAAACAAGAATAAAGATCTTTCAAAATTAAATGGTTTTCTTGCAAGAGCGATGAGATCTTTTGGTGCTTTTTTAAGAGAACCTGATCTTGCCTATAAATTAAAAAAAGAATTAGAAAACTTTTTTGAAAAAATTGAAGTTAATATGGATCCTGATCAAGATTTGAAAAGACATATTGATATAGAGATTAATTGTGATGGAAATATTTTAAATGTTTGGTCTTACCAGGCAAGCGATAAAGGATTGCCAAATACTATTGATAGATTAGTAGGAAATAGGGGTCCAGTTGCTTCTGGTATAAATGTTTTGTGTCCAATAAATACATTTAGCGCTCAAAACTTTATAGATAAACAAAAAAGTTTAAAAAAAAAGAAAGAACAAATAATTAACTGGGAAAAAGAGTTAACTCAAAAAATCTCTAATTCCCGACGAAGAAAAGTAGAGGAAAATTTAATAAAAAATAGAGATTTATATCATGATAAGAAAAATGCACTAAAATCTATAGAAGATCAGATTTTAAAAGAAGTGTCTTTAAATAAGGGTTGGTTTTTATACTCTGATTTTTACGTTAAGGAAATGGCAATAATTATTAATGAAACGCTTAATGGTAGAAAGTCTGCTATGGAATATTCTGATTTGCAAAATATTCTTGAGAAACCCAAGGATTTAGTAACCAAAAAATTAATATTTAATAATTGATCTTCTTTTGATGAATAAAAAACCAAAAAAAATTATTGATTTATTTGCAGGTATTGGCGGTTTTCATTTGGCATTTCATAAATTGGGATTGGAATGTGTTTTTGCATCTGAAATTAATGCAGATGCACGAAAGTCTTATAAGCAAAATTTTAAATCTTATGTATCAAAAGACTTCTTCGAGAAAAGTTTTAATGCCGATATTTATCAACAAGATAAATTTGCAATACCAGATTTTGATATTTTATGTGCTGGTTTTCCCTGCCAACCATTTAGTCAGATTGGATATAAAAAAGGTTTTTCTGAAGATTTGGAGGGTAGAGGAAATTTATTTTTTGAAATTGCAAAGATTTTAGAAATCAAAAGACCTAAGGCATTTTTTCTTGAAAATGTTCAGCATCTTATTAAACATGATGATGGAAGGACCTTAGATATTATTAAACAAACAATTGAGAAATTAGATTATTCATTTTATTACAAAGTAATTAGGGCATCTGATTTTAATTTGCCTCAACATAGACCAAGGATATTTATGGTTGGGTTTTTAGGAGAGTCAAATGAACAAAAAATGTTTAATTTCCCTAAACCAATTCCTCTTCAGAATAGTATGAGTGATGTCTTTGAAGCAGAATGCCCAAAAAAAATTGGTTATACCCTGAGACTAGGTGGTAGTGATTCAGGTATCCACGATAGAAGAAACTGGGATAGATATTGGGTTAATGGAGTGGATACTAAAATTAAACCTCTTCATGGTAAGCGTATGCAGGGTTTCCCAGATGATTTTTATCTATCTGAGAGCAGATCAAAGTCAATGAGACTTTTAGGCAATAGTGTTGCTGTTGATGCTGTTTATTATGTTGCTAAAAATATGATTGATTATATGAACGATAAAGAGAAATTTGTGTTTAATAATTTATTTGAACCTTTTCTCAAAGTCGCTGTTTAAGTACTATTGATTGTTCAACTTTTTTGGGAAGGTGTCCCTAAAATTTATTATGGCGAGAATTAAACAAACACCTTATGAAGTTCTACTCTCTGAATTTGGTGGAGTACGTTCCTTAGCAAGGGCGATTGATCGTGATCCTGGTTCGGTTAATAAATGGCGAAAAGGGGATGGTACTATTCCTTCTTCAATACAAAGAAAAGTTTTAGAAACTGCTTGGGATAGAGGTATTAGAATCACAGCAAATGAAATAATTTTTGGTAGAGATGAAAACTAACTTGATAGTTTTTTGGAATTTGTCTAAATTTTATATGGTTTAATTTTTGACTAATGGGAGAAGAAAATAAACGGATAATTCGATATCACGACACTGTACCTCCTTATTGCGATGTGTTTAAAATTTCGGAAAGGAAATATGAAAGCGATACTGACAAGGATCATGATGTTTCATACTCAAAAGAACATTTTGAATTAGAAAGTTCTAACCCTGTAGATACTATTAAAGTGGCAACTTTTGCAAGAAATAAGAAATACAAATCAAATGAAATGATTAAAAAAGATCATTATTATGTTTGTGAATTTACATGGCAACCATATAAAAGGATCAAGGAATTTAAGAATATGGATGAAATGACATATGAAGGTACCGAAATTACAGAAACCAGTCATTTACTCTTCTGGATTTTTTGGGATGAAGATTTTAGTTGTTGGCAGAGATCACCAGCATTTGCTTGTAGGAATGCATTATCACATAATGATGCAGGAGATTGGATGATGAAAGAAATAACTGCGGCAGGGAGCGAAGCGCATGCTGTTGATTACTTCAAAAATGGGGTATTGGAGATATTAATTTAAATATTTTTTACCTAATCAAACTTTATTTTTGCCTCAGTTTTATTTGAAATCAGAATTAAACTTAGAGGCATGAAACATTCTTTTTTGATTAATGGAAAAGGAAACTTATCGAATAGAAGAATATTGGCATAACGAGGTAACCGCTTTTGCTACGGCGTTCGGTATTCTTGGTGAGAGAAAATATCCAAAAGAAGATTTTGCTGAATCAACTGACTTTAATAATCTAGAGAGTTCCTTACCACCAGATACTATTCAAGTTGCAACGTTTTTGTACAAAGAATATTCCACAAAAAAAATATATTTTTATGTTTGCTCATTTCAGGAACCACATCCACATTATTCATATTCTCTCTTCTCTATAATGTGGAGTAGGGATAGTCTTTGGGAATTAAATGCTTGGTATTGTTGTACTGTAAAATCTGAACAACCTCAACCATCTTTACATAAAGAAGCAGCAAATTGGATGTTACAAGAAATGACCACTAAAGGTTGTGCTATTGCTCCAGTAGAAGTCTTCAAAAAAGGAATACTAGAAATATTAATTTGATAATCTCATAGATTTTTTTAATTATATTCGTTTGTTGAATACTTAAATATTCTGTCAATTAATAATGATATCTCTACAAAAATTTATCAAACTGCCAATATCCTTTAGATTGCCCGCTATGACTGGGTTACACGTGAAGAAATCTGTCTTTTTCTTCCCTTAAATCAACTGATATGACTATGTTTTTTATTAATCTTTTAGTAGGTTTTATTGAGTTGGAATGAAAAGTAGGTTATCAACAAATCTTAGTCTAGAAAAATTGGTTAAACATAGGTTTTACATATAAGTAAAAATCTATCTCTATAGAGAACTCATAGAGTTTGAAAATCCTCTACATCTTAAAAAATTAATTGTTTATTTTTTTAATTTTTTCTAAATTCCATTTATCAAATATTAATTTCATTTCTTTTTCGTAGTATTTTACTTTCTTTGAAAAAGGTAATTTTTGAATAATTATCCCAAAGGGGAATTTAAAAAAAGAAGAAACATAAACAAAATAAAACTCGACAAATGAAGGTTTTGGTGGGAGAGGTAAATTTTTTATATATGCCCAATCAATGCATGGTTTTAGTTGCTTATCACTAGCAGTAATATTTTTTCTACATCTCCAGTAAGAGAATAGATAAATTCCTATAAAAATCGGTAGTGGAAGAAGTCGCAACATTAAATATCAAAGATAATTTTTCCCCTCATTGATTCATATTAAAGTGATAGTTAAGTTTTTATGAAAATTCCTGATGATAAACCAAAGCAAAAACTTAACTTATTAAAAATTAAATAAGAGGGCATTTGTTTGCCCTCTTCGAGTCTTATGCACCTCGCTGTCCACAAAGTCGATGAAGTGCTTTTGACTCCTGAATTATTCCTACTCCTACTCAATAGAAAAAGATAGTCGTACAAACCACAAAGCACTTCTACTCGGGTAATAATACTCTATGAATTTCAAGTTAATAGGTGGACAATATAGATATAGATCTAGGAGGTCTTATGAAACTATTCAATCAATTTAACATTCTTCCAAGATACTTAACTGCGTTTAATTATGCAGGGTTAAATCTTAACGAGACTCCAAAAGAACTTGAGAAATGTACCCCTGAGTTTCAAAACTTTTGGGATAAAGAATGTAGGGAACATCCAACAAATCAAAATTGTCTAATTTACTGTGACTGAGGTTTTAATTTTTAGTCTTTATTAAATAAACTTTTGCTAACAAAAAGTTTCATAATAGAGGTCAAAAATAATCTCTAAAGATAACTTTTAAGCAGTTTGTTAAAGAATTTAATAAAAATTTTAAGATATAAAAAATCGCAGTTTTTTATTAATTATTTAAAAAGGTAAGTTTCGATATTTTTCAGATTGGGTGAGTATTTCTATACAAGGTTTCATTATATCTTTATAGTTTTTCCACCCACCGATTGATTTTGAATTGATGGGGGA
This window of the Prochlorococcus marinus XMU1411 genome carries:
- a CDS encoding DNA cytosine methyltransferase: MNKKPKKIIDLFAGIGGFHLAFHKLGLECVFASEINADARKSYKQNFKSYVSKDFFEKSFNADIYQQDKFAIPDFDILCAGFPCQPFSQIGYKKGFSEDLEGRGNLFFEIAKILEIKRPKAFFLENVQHLIKHDDGRTLDIIKQTIEKLDYSFYYKVIRASDFNLPQHRPRIFMVGFLGESNEQKMFNFPKPIPLQNSMSDVFEAECPKKIGYTLRLGGSDSGIHDRRNWDRYWVNGVDTKIKPLHGKRMQGFPDDFYLSESRSKSMRLLGNSVAVDAVYYVAKNMIDYMNDKEKFVFNNLFEPFLKVAV